One genomic segment of Helianthus annuus cultivar XRQ/B chromosome 14, HanXRQr2.0-SUNRISE, whole genome shotgun sequence includes these proteins:
- the LOC110907898 gene encoding receptor-like protein EIX2, protein MAHLWGSGFFLFFIFATTNPCFGCLEHERQALTQFKNSLTSDSSNRLSSWTGNNCCQWLGVGCNNATRRVTRLDLRTDAEQLQGNELSTSLSELTHLSYLDLSGNYFGGGPIPEFIGLMTRLEILNLSSVGFSGVVTHQIGKLSSLRVLDLGDHHGGSLELIVDDFIWVSGLLSLEYLDLSRVNVSGARDFDKVLLYMIPSLLELHLSNCELSNSHFDRTHLDSNLTRSTIQTLDLSWNLFEGEFPRFLQNLTSLRVLDLSVNKLNSSIPVMNNVVELNLASNRFSGIQETEAWRLCELKQLDLSFNYMEGPLTMVSACSRYGLERLILNDNKLRGEIPASLERLTSLRGLYLDYNLLTGTIPESLGNLTSLTELVLSGNQLTGPIPTSLGNLVMLRRLDLSENVLNGSIPFSIGRLPNLEILYLSFNSLSSIPFSIGNLSELKFLDLSSNLLQGPLPDSTGQLSKLRFLDISNNSLSGVVTEAHFSNTSALIHLAATSNHFLNLKISPNWKPPFQIRNVLLGSCKIESEFPPWIQTQKNLAILSLSNTSLYGPLPDWLYGLPVIAILDLSHNSLNGPLTNLPSNQTTNTTKQSMTFTERLADYERVSRLLLLKNNLFNGSIPDSLCNTADLVILDLSRNMLSGNLPDCFGNFSDLMVLILSSNRLSGTIPSSLGKLGSSIQWLHLNNNSFHGELPETLSNCTSLDVLDLGENRFSGTIPKWIGEKIKYLVVLRLHNNNFTGQIPEQLCQNTDLQIMDFGENNLTGEIPRCFENLRGMTGGDSNLYFFGGFEQSVIQVMRGVPLEYTTIMSYVVNLDLSSNNLVGEIPKELTSLSGLLGLNLSNNHLTGRIPDEIGDLGSLMSLDLSANDLSGMIPQSMSSLTFISHLNLSYNNLSGRIPTGNQLQTLVDPWIYAGNNGLCGSPLPKSCSRNETSDTEPENMDKDDDDDDDVERIWIYAIASGFSTGFIGFLGILVLIKRWRLAFFKFWRFM, encoded by the coding sequence ATGGCACACCTATGGGGTAGTggcttctttctcttcttcatctttgCAACTACAAACCCTTGTTTTGGCTGCTTAGAACATGAGCGGCAGGCTCTAACACAGTTTAAAAACAGTCTTACATCAGACTCTTCAAATCGATTATCATCGTGGACTGGAAACAACTGTTGCCAGTGGCTTGGTGTGGGTTGCAATAACGCCACCAGACGTGTGACTAGGCTTGATCTCAGAACCGATGCTGAGCAGTTACAGGGAAACGAGTTGAGCACGAGTTTGTCCGAGTTAACTCATTTGAGCTACCTGGACTTGAGTGGAAACTATTTTGGTGGCGGTCCGATTCCTGAGTTCATCGGGTTGATGACACGGCTCGAGATTCTGAACCTTTCTTCTGTAGGCTTTTCCGGTGTTGTTACACATCAAATTGGAAAACTTTCAAGTTTACGTGTACTTGATCTCGGTGATCATCATGGCGGTAGCCTGGAACTAATCGTTGATGATTTTATCTGGGTGTCGGGTCTTTTGTCACTGGAATATCTTGATTTGAGTAGGGTGAATGTTAGCGGTGCTCGCGATTTCGATAAGGTACTGTTGTATATGATCCCTTCTTTACTAGAGTTACACTTGTCGAATTGTGAGCTATCGAATTCTCATTTTGATCGAACTCATCTTGATTCTAATCTTACGCGTTCCACCATACAAACACTTGATCTTAGTTGGAATTTGTTCGAAGGAGAATTCCcccggtttttacaaaacttgaCCTCTTTAAGGGTTCTTGATCTTTCGGTCAACAaacttaattcttcaattcctgTCATGAACAACGTTGTTGAACTCAATCTTGCGAGCAACAGATTCTCGGGTATTCAAGAAACCGAGGCGTGGAGACTCTGTGAGTTAAAACAGTTGGATCTTTCGTTCAACTATATGGAAGGGCCACTCACTATGGTGTCCGCATGCAGCCGATATGGACTCGAGAGACTGATATTAAACGACAACAAGTTACGTGGCGAAATCCCTGCATCTCTAGAAAGGCTTACATCCTTGAGAGGACTTTATCTTGATTACAACTTGCTGACGGGAACAATTCCGGAATCTTTAGGAAACTTAACAAGTTTAACAGAACTAGTTCTATCCGGAAATCAATTAACGGGTCCAATTCCTACGTCTTTAGGAAATCTAGTGATGTTACGAAGACTAGATTTATCTGAAAACGTGTTAAACGGGAGTATTCCATTCTCCATTGGACGACTACCGAATCTAGAGATCTTGTATTTGAGCTTCAATTCTTTGTCTTCAATCCCATTCTCCATAGGAAACCTGTCAGAACTCAAGTTTCTTGATTTATCATCGAACTTATTACAAGGGCCTCTTCCGGATTCCACCGGACAACTTTCTAAACTTCGGTTTCTTGACATATCGAACAATTCTTTATCTGGTGTAGTCACCGAAGCACATTTTTCAAACACATCCGCGTTGATACATTTAGCTGCAACCTCGAACCACTTTTTAAACCTCAAGATTTCACCCAATTGGAAGCCACCTTTCCAAATAAGAAACGTTCTGCTCGGATCTTGCAAAATCGAATCAGAGTTTCCTCCATGGATTCAAACACAAAAGAATCTGGCAATTCTGAGCCTTTCAAACACGAGCCTTTACGGACCTCTTCCAGATTGGCTTTATGGGCTACCTGTTATTGCCATCCTGGATCTCTCCCATAACTCTCTGAATGGTCCCCTGACAAACCTTCCatccaaccaaacaaccaacACGACCAAGCAATCAATGACTTTTACTGAACGGTTGGCGGATTACGAGAGAGTGTCAAGATTACTACTTCTTAAGAACAATCTCTTCAACGGGTCGATTCCAGATTCATTGTGCAACACTGCAGATTTAGTTATTCTCGATCTTTCGAGAAATATGTTGTCAGGTAACCTCCCAGATTGTTTTGGAAATTTCAGTGATCTAATGGTCTTGATATTAAGTTCCAACCGGCTATCGGGAACCATTCCATCCTCTCTAGGGAAACTCGGTTCTTCCATACAATGGCTACATCTAAACAACAACTCTTTCCATGGTGAACTTCCAGAAACCCTATCGAATTGCACAAGTCTAGACGTTCTGGATTTAGGAGAAAACAGATTCTCCGGAACCATACCGAAATGGATCGGAGAAAAGATCAAATATCTAGTTGTTCTTAGGCTACACAACAACAACTTCACCGGTCAAATCCCCGAACAATTGTGCCAGAATACAGACCTTCAAATCATGGATTTTGGAGAGAACAATTTAACCGGGGAGATCCCTCGATGTTTCGAAAACTTACGTGGAATGACTGGAGGTGACTCCAACTTATATTTCTTCGGTGGGTTTGAGCAGAGTGTGATTCAGGTAATGAGAGGGGTACCACTTGAATATACAACAATAATGAGCTACGTAGTCAACCTGGACCTTTCAAGCAATAATTTGGTCGGAGAAATACCCAAAGAGTTGACTTCGCTTTCAGGATTGCTTGGTCTTAATTTGTCAAACAATCATCTAACCGGTCGGATCCCTGACGAAATTGGTGATTTGGGTTCGTTGATGTCGCTTGATCTTTCTGCAAATGATCTTTCTGGGATGATACCGCAGAGTATGTCGTCTTTGACTTTTATTAGTCACCTGAATTTGTCGTACAACAATTTATCAGGGCGGATACCGACTGGAAATCAACTCCAGACACTCGTGGACCCTTGGATATATGCCGGCAATAATGGGCTTTGTGGCAGTCCGTTACCCAAGAGTTGCAGCCGTAATGAAACCTCCGATACCGAGCCCGAAAACATGGAcaaagacgatgatgatgatgatgatgtagagaGGATATGGATTTACGCTATAGCGAGCGGTTTCTCAACGGGGTTTATTGGTTTCTTGGGGATTCTGGTGCTTATCAAGAGATGGAGACTTgcatttttcaaattttggagGTTTATGTAA
- the LOC110905116 gene encoding actin-depolymerizing factor 7 isoform X1 yields the protein MFTSMLPSSTHSKANAASGMHVHDDCKLKFLELKAKRNYRFVTFKIEDQQVRVDKIGGPNESYEDFTNSLPNNECRYAVFDFDFTTDENVQKSKIFFIAWSPDTSKVRMKMVYASSKDRFKRELDGIQVELQATDPSEMSFDIIKSRAI from the exons GCGAATGCGGCTTCTGGAATGCATGTTCATGATGACTGTAAGTTAAAGTTTTTAGAGTTAAAAGCCAAACGAAACTACCGATTTGTTACCTTCAAGATTGAGGACCAACAAGTGAGGGTTGACAAGATCGGTGGCCCTAACGAAAGCTACGAGGATTTCACAAACTCACTCCCTAATAATGAATGTCGTTATGCCGTTTTTGACTTCGACTTCACAACCGATGAAAATGTTCAGAAAAGCAAGATTTTCTTCATTGCATG GTCACCAGATACATCAAAAGTGAGAATGAAGATGGTATACGCGAGTTCAAAAGACAGATTCAAGAGAGAACTCGACGGGATCCAAGTCGAGTTGCAAGCAACTGATCCTAGTGAGATGAGCTTTGACATTATAAAATCAAGAGCGATTTAA
- the LOC110905116 gene encoding actin-depolymerizing factor 7 isoform X2 → MANAASGMHVHDDCKLKFLELKAKRNYRFVTFKIEDQQVRVDKIGGPNESYEDFTNSLPNNECRYAVFDFDFTTDENVQKSKIFFIAWSPDTSKVRMKMVYASSKDRFKRELDGIQVELQATDPSEMSFDIIKSRAI, encoded by the exons ATG GCGAATGCGGCTTCTGGAATGCATGTTCATGATGACTGTAAGTTAAAGTTTTTAGAGTTAAAAGCCAAACGAAACTACCGATTTGTTACCTTCAAGATTGAGGACCAACAAGTGAGGGTTGACAAGATCGGTGGCCCTAACGAAAGCTACGAGGATTTCACAAACTCACTCCCTAATAATGAATGTCGTTATGCCGTTTTTGACTTCGACTTCACAACCGATGAAAATGTTCAGAAAAGCAAGATTTTCTTCATTGCATG GTCACCAGATACATCAAAAGTGAGAATGAAGATGGTATACGCGAGTTCAAAAGACAGATTCAAGAGAGAACTCGACGGGATCCAAGTCGAGTTGCAAGCAACTGATCCTAGTGAGATGAGCTTTGACATTATAAAATCAAGAGCGATTTAA